GCCCGGTGGAGTTCGGCTTCCTGAAGCGGCGGACCATCCAGACCTGCCTGGGCAACTGCACCGAGCACCAGGTGATCTGTTCAGGGATGATCGCCCAGGCCTTCCAGCGGGTCGGCTACCCGATCCTGCCGGTGGTCGATATCGGCAATCCACCTGACGACATGCTGCTCGAGGCCGTCCCATACGCCTACCCCTTGACGATGCGCCACTACTCGCAGATTTTGCCGCGCGACTTCGACCTGAGCCCCAACTTCCAGATCATCAAATTCAACCTCATCGAGGAGGGTGACTTCGACTACAAGCACCTGACCTGGACGACCACGAGCAGAGAGGGCGGGTGCCAGTGATCGGCGTGGAACAATCACGCCCCCCACTCAGATTCCAGCTCCACCCCCAAGGCATCGGTGACACGGTTGATATAGTTGAAATAGCTGGCGATCTCCACCGTATGGAGGATCTCTTCATCGGATACCCCTTTTTCCCGGAGTCGTTGGATCTCGGTTCGAGTCATCGAAGCGGCATCCCGGGTAATCCGCTCGGTGTACTCCAGGAGCGCCAATGTCTTCGGGTCGAGGATCGCCTTCCGATAGTCCTCAGCAAGCTGCTTGACCAGCGTGTCGTCCTTCGTCTCCTGACGGAGAGCCTCTCCGTGGTGGACGATTCAGTAGTGGCACCGATTGATGGATGAGACGACGAGGGCGATCATCTCCCGCTGGGCACGGCCCAATGCCGCTGGGCCATACATCAGGACCTGGAACATCTGCAGGGTAGCCCCCATCGCCTCCGGATGGAGACTGAAGACCTTCATGATATTGGGGACCATCCCCGTCTGTTTCCGGAGTCCTTCGTAGAGGCTCTTGAGATTCCCCTGGGCCTCGCGTTCCTCTATCACGTTGATCCATGTCATTCCTCTCCTCCTTTGGCGCTCACCGCGAAACGTGGCCAACTTCACGCCTCCTTACACGCTCGTCGCAGATCCATATCGGCGACGCCGATGGGATTTCATGAGCAGATACAGAAGAGCAACGAGAAGGACGCTGAGCAGGACAAAGCCATAGTACCAGCGGTAGCCGGCCAGAAGCCGTTCCCAACGGCTTCCGAAGAGATACCCGGCGATCGTCACCAGTGCTGCCCAGAGCACCGCCCCCAACGCATCGTAGGCCAGGAAACGAGGATAGGCCATCCTGGTGGAGCCCGCCATGGGAGCAGCGAAGGTCCTGACGCCCACCACAAAACGGGCGAAGGCGACCGTCAGGCCTCCGCCACGCCTCGTGAAGTAGTCATGCGTCTTCTGGGCGC
Above is a genomic segment from Candidatus Methylomirabilota bacterium containing:
- a CDS encoding peroxidase is translated as MALLEYTERITRDAASMTRTEIQRLREKGVSDEEILHTVEIASYFNYINRVTDALGVELESEWGA
- a CDS encoding peroxidase, whose product is MTWINVIEEREAQGNLKSLYEGLRKQTGMVPNIMKVFSLHPEAMGATLQMFQVLMYGPAALGRAQREMIALVVSSINRCHY